A window of the Rhodobium gokarnense genome harbors these coding sequences:
- a CDS encoding threonine/serine exporter family protein → MSTETDPVILRHRDLEQIAMTALEAGRILMETGARCEVVRQGMEKAASGLGASHIHSRIGFASVSLTVTSGAQTITRMMSVGPHGVNMRLNHAVRDICRRIEAGTMTREDALAAFADRLRNTARHPKVLNALAAGIACASFGRLLGADWAAFLPVLAAASAGQAVRLLLMARGVNVFVVTAIVALVASLLAGGLALAAGSAMVAIAMSAAVLMLVPGVPALNAQTDIMQGFPTLGSARFVSVAMVLVFVTVGVALSHVALDGVAADPVAESHGVLHQALFGALAAAGFGVLFNFAPLALLWAGAAGGIALGVRTLGLEVGWPLEAASFLAAAAVALAVECLDLSLGGHQRAGSALALAGCIPMVPGSAATECIASLMALSARHPALPEATLAIAASSSLQVLFTIGAMGAGLTIVLSLLRRSDFPD, encoded by the coding sequence ATGAGCACCGAGACCGATCCCGTCATCCTGCGCCACCGCGACCTGGAACAGATCGCCATGACGGCGCTGGAGGCCGGCCGCATCCTGATGGAGACCGGCGCGCGCTGCGAGGTCGTGCGCCAGGGCATGGAAAAGGCGGCAAGCGGGCTTGGCGCCAGCCACATCCACAGCCGCATCGGCTTTGCCTCCGTCTCGCTGACGGTGACCAGCGGCGCCCAGACCATCACCCGCATGATGTCGGTCGGCCCTCACGGCGTGAACATGCGCCTCAACCACGCCGTCCGCGATATCTGCCGGCGCATCGAGGCCGGCACCATGACCCGGGAGGACGCGCTTGCCGCCTTCGCTGACCGGCTCCGCAATACCGCCCGGCATCCGAAGGTCCTCAACGCCCTTGCCGCGGGGATCGCCTGCGCCTCCTTCGGGCGGTTGCTCGGCGCCGACTGGGCCGCCTTCCTGCCGGTGCTCGCCGCCGCCTCGGCCGGCCAGGCCGTCCGGCTCCTGCTGATGGCCCGCGGCGTCAATGTCTTTGTCGTCACCGCCATCGTCGCCCTTGTCGCCTCGCTGTTGGCCGGCGGCCTGGCTCTTGCCGCCGGCAGCGCCATGGTGGCGATCGCCATGAGCGCGGCCGTGCTGATGCTGGTGCCCGGCGTTCCGGCCCTCAACGCCCAGACCGACATCATGCAGGGCTTCCCGACGCTCGGCAGCGCGCGGTTCGTTTCCGTCGCCATGGTGTTGGTGTTCGTTACCGTCGGCGTTGCGCTCTCCCATGTGGCGCTCGACGGCGTCGCCGCCGATCCGGTGGCCGAAAGCCACGGCGTCCTCCACCAGGCCCTCTTCGGCGCACTCGCCGCCGCCGGTTTCGGCGTTCTCTTCAATTTCGCGCCGCTGGCGCTCCTTTGGGCCGGGGCGGCCGGCGGTATCGCCCTTGGCGTGCGGACCCTCGGGCTTGAGGTCGGCTGGCCGCTGGAGGCCGCGTCCTTCCTGGCGGCGGCCGCTGTCGCGCTTGCCGTGGAATGCCTCGACCTGTCGCTCGGCGGTCACCAGCGCGCCGGCAGCGCCCTGGCGCTCGCCGGCTGCATCCCGATGGTGCCGGGAAGCGCGGCGACGGAATGCATCGCCAGCCTGATGGCGCTGAGCGCCCGGCACCCGGCGCTGCCGGAGGCGACCCTGGCGATCGCCGCCTCGTCGAGCCTGCAGGTGCTGTTCACCATCGGCGCCATGGGGGCAGGGCTGACCATCGTGCTGTCCCTCCTGCGCCGCTCCGACTTCCCCGATTGA
- a CDS encoding FAD-binding oxidoreductase, with translation MTETAIDSATLDALAAIVGPGNALTADEDTHPYCIEMRDLFVGRTPLVLRPGSAEEVSQILKLANERGIAIVPQGGNTGLVGAQVPDETGAEIIVSTDRLVAIRSVDPVENTMTVEAGVILETIHAAADEVDRLFPLTLAAQGSCRIGGNISTNAGGTAVLAYGNTRALILGLEVVLPTGEIWNGLRSLHKDNTGYDLKQLFIGGEGTLGIVTAAVLKLFPKPRSQEVALAGLADPAKALELLNVAQAHAGPLLTGFELMPRRGIEFVLKHLPGARDPLEGPHPWYVLVEISSNSDDIPARQLLESLFEEAFEKEIAADAVVAESVAQAEAIWQIRHSLSEMQKPEGGSIKHDVSVPVSKIPAFLEKGMAAADALIPGIRPVPFGHMGDGNIHFNFSQPEGADKAEYLARWDELNAVIHGIVAEFGGSISAEHGIGKLKRKLLPDVKSEIELDLMRRIKAAFDPNGILNPGRVL, from the coding sequence ATGACTGAAACCGCCATCGATTCTGCGACCCTCGACGCCCTTGCCGCCATCGTCGGCCCCGGCAATGCATTGACCGCCGACGAGGACACCCATCCCTACTGCATCGAGATGCGCGACCTCTTCGTCGGCAGGACGCCGCTGGTGCTGCGTCCCGGCTCGGCCGAGGAGGTCTCGCAGATCCTGAAGCTCGCCAACGAGCGCGGCATCGCGATCGTGCCCCAGGGCGGCAATACCGGCCTCGTCGGCGCCCAGGTGCCGGACGAAACCGGCGCGGAGATCATCGTTTCGACCGACCGGCTCGTTGCGATCCGCTCCGTCGATCCGGTGGAGAACACCATGACGGTGGAGGCCGGCGTCATCCTTGAGACCATCCATGCGGCGGCGGACGAGGTCGACCGGCTGTTCCCCCTGACGCTCGCAGCGCAAGGCTCCTGCCGGATCGGCGGCAACATCTCCACCAATGCCGGGGGCACGGCGGTGCTTGCCTATGGCAACACGCGGGCGCTGATCCTCGGCCTTGAGGTGGTGCTGCCGACGGGCGAGATCTGGAACGGGCTCCGCAGCCTCCACAAGGACAACACCGGCTACGACCTGAAGCAGCTCTTCATCGGCGGCGAAGGCACGCTCGGCATCGTTACCGCCGCGGTCCTCAAGCTCTTTCCGAAGCCCCGCAGCCAGGAGGTGGCACTTGCCGGCCTTGCCGATCCGGCGAAGGCGCTGGAGCTTTTGAACGTGGCGCAGGCCCATGCCGGGCCACTGCTGACCGGCTTCGAACTGATGCCGCGGCGCGGCATCGAGTTTGTCCTGAAACACCTGCCGGGCGCGCGCGATCCGCTCGAAGGCCCCCATCCCTGGTATGTGCTCGTCGAAATCTCCTCCAACTCCGACGACATCCCGGCGCGGCAGCTCCTGGAATCGCTGTTCGAGGAGGCGTTCGAAAAGGAGATCGCGGCGGATGCCGTCGTTGCCGAATCGGTCGCCCAGGCCGAGGCCATCTGGCAGATCCGCCACTCCCTGTCGGAGATGCAGAAGCCGGAAGGCGGCTCGATAAAGCACGACGTCTCGGTGCCCGTCTCGAAGATCCCGGCGTTCCTGGAAAAGGGAATGGCGGCGGCCGACGCCCTTATCCCCGGCATCCGGCCGGTGCCGTTCGGCCACATGGGCGACGGCAACATCCACTTCAACTTCTCCCAGCCGGAAGGCGCCGACAAGGCGGAGTACCTTGCCCGCTGGGACGAGCTCAACGCCGTCATCCACGGCATCGTCGCGGAATTCGGCGGCTCGATCTCGGCCGAGCACGGCATCGGCAAGCTGAAGAGGAAGCTGCTGCCGGACGTGAAAAGCGAGATCGAACTGGACCTGATGCGGCGCATCAAGGCGGCCTTCGACCCGAACGGCATCCTCAATCCGGGGCGCGTGCTCTGA
- the fabI gene encoding enoyl-ACP reductase FabI, which yields MVESRALMAGKRGVIMGVANNRSIAWGIAKALQTHGAELALTYQGEALKKRVEPLAEELGAIVAGHCDVNDPASIDAVFDGLKDTWGTIDFVVHAIAYSDKNELTGRYVDTSPENFTSSLFISCYSLTAITQRAEKLMPNGGSILTLTYYGAEKVMPHYNVMGVAKAALEASVRYLAADLGPSGIRVNAISAGPIKTLAASGIGDFRYILKWNEYNAPMRQTVTPDEVGDSALYLLSDLSRGVTGEIHHVDSGYHVVGMKAVDAPDISTV from the coding sequence ATGGTTGAATCGCGTGCATTGATGGCGGGCAAGCGCGGGGTGATCATGGGGGTGGCCAACAACCGCTCGATCGCCTGGGGCATCGCCAAGGCCCTGCAGACTCACGGCGCCGAACTCGCCCTGACCTACCAGGGCGAAGCGTTGAAGAAGCGGGTCGAGCCGCTCGCCGAAGAGCTCGGCGCCATCGTCGCCGGCCATTGCGACGTCAACGATCCGGCCTCCATCGACGCCGTTTTCGACGGCCTGAAGGACACCTGGGGCACGATCGATTTCGTCGTCCACGCCATCGCCTATTCCGACAAGAACGAGCTTACCGGTCGCTACGTCGACACCTCGCCGGAGAACTTCACCTCCTCGCTGTTCATCTCCTGCTATTCGCTGACCGCGATCACCCAGCGCGCCGAAAAGCTGATGCCGAACGGCGGCTCGATCCTGACGCTGACCTATTACGGCGCGGAAAAGGTGATGCCGCACTACAACGTCATGGGCGTCGCCAAGGCGGCGCTTGAGGCGAGCGTGCGCTACCTCGCCGCCGACCTCGGACCGAGCGGCATTCGCGTCAACGCCATTTCTGCCGGCCCGATCAAGACGCTCGCCGCGTCCGGCATCGGCGACTTCCGCTACATTCTGAAGTGGAACGAGTACAACGCCCCGATGCGGCAGACGGTCACGCCCGACGAGGTCGGCGATTCCGCGCTCTATCTGTTGTCCGATCTCAGCCGCGGCGTCACCGGCGAGATCCACCACGTCGATTCCGGCTACCATGTGGTCGGCATGAAGGCCGTGGACGCGCCGGACATCTCCACCGTTTAG
- a CDS encoding NADP-dependent oxidoreductase: MTEQNRVVRLARRPVGLVSNDDFIIADEPIPEPGEGEFRVRISCISLDPAMRGWMNAGKSYAPPISVGGIMRAFSAGEVEVSNHPLFKPGDKVTGLFGAQKYAVSNGQGALVVDTKNAPLERWIGGFGMPGTTAYFGLIDIGRPKKGETVVVSAAAGAVGSLVGQIAKIQGARAVGIAGGPEKCRIVTEEYGFDACVDYKAGNLGGELAAACPDGIDVYFENVGGEILDTVLPLMNTFGRIPLCGLISAYSATEPLPGPKNLRSILVNRLTVRGFVIFDFADRYEEAATALAMWAGEGRLKFREDVREGGIDAFPETLKLLYTGGNVGKLVLKV, encoded by the coding sequence ATGACTGAACAGAACCGCGTCGTCCGCCTGGCCCGCCGTCCGGTCGGGCTCGTCTCGAATGACGACTTCATCATTGCCGACGAGCCCATCCCCGAGCCGGGTGAGGGCGAGTTCCGCGTCCGCATCTCCTGCATCTCGCTCGATCCGGCCATGCGCGGCTGGATGAACGCCGGCAAGAGCTACGCCCCGCCGATCTCCGTCGGCGGCATCATGCGCGCCTTTTCCGCCGGCGAGGTCGAGGTCTCCAACCATCCCCTGTTCAAGCCGGGCGACAAGGTGACCGGCCTCTTCGGTGCCCAGAAATACGCCGTCTCGAACGGCCAGGGTGCCCTCGTCGTCGACACCAAGAACGCGCCGCTGGAGCGCTGGATCGGCGGCTTCGGCATGCCCGGCACGACGGCCTATTTCGGCCTCATCGACATCGGCCGGCCGAAGAAGGGCGAGACCGTGGTCGTTTCCGCCGCCGCCGGCGCGGTCGGCTCGCTGGTCGGCCAGATCGCCAAGATCCAGGGCGCCCGCGCCGTCGGCATTGCCGGCGGGCCGGAGAAATGCCGCATCGTCACCGAGGAATACGGCTTCGATGCCTGTGTCGACTACAAGGCCGGCAATCTCGGCGGTGAACTGGCCGCGGCCTGTCCGGACGGCATCGACGTCTATTTCGAAAACGTCGGCGGCGAGATCCTCGACACCGTGCTGCCGCTGATGAACACCTTCGGCCGCATTCCGCTCTGCGGCCTGATCTCCGCCTATAGCGCCACCGAGCCGTTGCCCGGCCCGAAGAACCTGCGCTCCATCCTCGTCAACCGCCTGACCGTGCGCGGCTTCGTCATCTTCGACTTCGCCGACCGCTATGAGGAAGCGGCGACCGCGCTTGCCATGTGGGCGGGCGAGGGGCGCCTGAAATTCCGCGAGGACGTGCGCGAGGGCGGCATCGATGCCTTCCCCGAGACCCTGAAGCTCCTCTATACCGGCGGCAATGTCGGCAAGCTGGTGCTGAAGGTCTGA
- a CDS encoding histidine phosphatase family protein, which yields MAPPVLYFLRHGQTDWNVEGRLQGQTDIPLNDTGRGEARRNGLALKEHFEKEGIDTADLDFIASPLGRARETMEIAREAMGLSRDGYRIEQRVAEVKFGIWEGFTYKEIKARDAAAFASRKADKWAFTPEDGESYATMSERVKAWYDGLTAPTLCVAHGGTSRALRGFLLGLESQEIPIQEAPQDRVFRWRDGALIWI from the coding sequence ATGGCCCCTCCCGTGCTCTATTTCCTGCGCCACGGCCAGACTGACTGGAACGTCGAGGGCCGCCTGCAGGGCCAGACCGACATCCCCCTGAACGACACCGGCCGCGGCGAGGCACGCCGCAACGGGCTGGCGCTCAAGGAGCACTTCGAAAAAGAAGGGATCGACACCGCCGATCTCGATTTCATCGCTTCGCCGCTCGGCCGCGCCCGCGAGACGATGGAGATCGCCCGCGAGGCGATGGGCCTCTCGCGCGACGGCTATCGTATCGAGCAACGGGTCGCCGAAGTGAAGTTCGGCATCTGGGAGGGCTTCACCTACAAGGAGATCAAGGCCCGCGACGCGGCCGCCTTTGCCTCCCGCAAGGCCGACAAATGGGCCTTCACGCCGGAGGACGGCGAGAGCTACGCCACCATGTCGGAGCGGGTGAAGGCCTGGTACGATGGCCTCACGGCGCCGACGCTGTGCGTTGCCCATGGCGGCACCAGCCGGGCCCTGCGCGGCTTTCTCCTCGGCCTTGAGAGCCAGGAAATCCCCATCCAGGAAGCGCCCCAGGACCGGGTCTTTCGCTGGCGGGACGGCGCGCTGATCTGGATCTGA
- a CDS encoding DUF1344 domain-containing protein codes for MRSPLRALAVAAVLGSLAFLPAGALAVEKEGTIARMDTNIGAIILTDGTQIMLPEEFNVEGLDPGKHIYIDYDVIEGQNVAQIIEIIGEDQPAE; via the coding sequence ATGCGTTCACCTCTGAGGGCTCTGGCCGTTGCGGCCGTTCTGGGCAGCCTGGCCTTCCTGCCGGCCGGCGCGCTGGCGGTGGAAAAGGAAGGCACGATCGCCAGGATGGACACCAATATCGGCGCCATCATCCTGACCGACGGGACCCAGATCATGCTGCCCGAGGAGTTCAACGTCGAAGGCCTCGATCCGGGCAAGCACATCTATATCGATTACGACGTCATCGAGGGCCAGAACGTGGCCCAGATCATCGAGATCATCGGCGAGGACCAGCCGGCCGAATAG
- a CDS encoding winged helix-turn-helix transcriptional regulator, whose protein sequence is MAKDIDPDSMHCNCPVTTTLEILGGRWKPIILYCLQDGPVRFNALKRMIPGITQRMLTLSLRELESDGLILRHVREVVPPHVDYAMSPLGESLKPVLHAMSEWGAYYRTQTAPPQATSDAA, encoded by the coding sequence ATGGCCAAAGACATCGACCCCGACAGCATGCACTGCAATTGCCCGGTGACGACGACGCTGGAAATCCTCGGCGGGCGCTGGAAGCCGATCATCCTCTACTGCCTGCAGGACGGGCCCGTGCGCTTCAACGCTCTGAAGCGGATGATCCCGGGCATCACCCAGCGGATGCTGACGCTGAGCCTGCGCGAGCTGGAGAGCGACGGGCTGATCCTCCGGCATGTGCGCGAGGTGGTGCCGCCGCATGTGGACTACGCCATGAGCCCGCTCGGGGAGAGCCTCAAGCCCGTGCTCCACGCCATGAGCGAATGGGGCGCCTACTACCGCACCCAGACGGCGCCGCCTCAGGCAACGTCGGACGCCGCCTGA
- a CDS encoding flavodoxin family protein, translating to MTTEGAAEVAVIYHSGYGHTKVQAEAVRDGVAEVPGAVVHFLTVDEAEEQFDLLDRVDAMIFGAPTYMGSASARFKQFMEKGSKAWMEQSWKDKLAAGFTNSGSQSGDKLNTLVELSLFAAQQSMVWVSLGMMPGNNSTTGSPEDLNRIGAYLGAMAQSDIDAGPDVAPPPADRATAKHLGKRVAEMAVRWRAGAAA from the coding sequence ATGACCACCGAGGGCGCGGCCGAAGTTGCCGTGATTTATCATAGCGGCTACGGCCACACGAAGGTGCAGGCCGAGGCCGTTCGCGACGGCGTTGCCGAGGTGCCCGGCGCCGTCGTCCACTTCCTGACCGTCGACGAGGCCGAGGAGCAGTTCGACCTTCTGGACCGGGTCGATGCCATGATCTTCGGCGCGCCGACCTATATGGGCAGCGCCTCGGCCCGCTTTAAGCAGTTCATGGAAAAGGGCTCCAAGGCGTGGATGGAGCAGAGTTGGAAGGACAAGCTGGCCGCCGGCTTCACCAATTCCGGCAGCCAGTCGGGCGACAAGCTGAACACGCTCGTGGAGCTTTCCCTCTTTGCCGCCCAGCAGAGCATGGTCTGGGTCAGCCTCGGCATGATGCCAGGCAACAATTCGACCACCGGCAGCCCGGAGGACCTCAACCGGATCGGCGCTTATCTCGGCGCCATGGCCCAGTCGGACATCGATGCCGGCCCCGACGTGGCGCCGCCGCCGGCCGATCGCGCCACGGCAAAACATCTCGGCAAGCGCGTCGCCGAGATGGCCGTTCGCTGGCGTGCCGGCGCCGCTGCCTGA
- the aroC gene encoding chorismate synthase, whose translation MSHNSFGHLFRVTTWGESHGPAIGCVVDGCPPLIPLSEADIQAELDRRKPGQSRFTTQRREADAVKILSGVFSHPETGEQVTTGTPISLLIENTDQRSKDYSDIAERYRPGHADITYDAKYGIRDYRGGGRSSARETAMRVAAGAVARKVVEGVTIRGALVQIGPHKIDRDRWDWDETAKNPFFCPDAKTAELWADYLDGIRKAGSSVGAVVEVVADGVPAGLGAPIYGKLDQDLASALMSINAVKGVEIGAGFEAAALTGEENADEIRIGKDGAPDYLSNKAGGILGGISSGQPVVARFAVKPTSSILTPRKSITRSGEEVDVMTKGRHDPCVGIRAVPVGEAMAAIVLADHFLRHRGQVGA comes from the coding sequence ATGTCCCACAACAGTTTCGGCCATCTTTTCCGCGTCACCACCTGGGGCGAAAGCCATGGACCCGCCATCGGCTGCGTCGTCGACGGCTGTCCGCCGCTGATCCCGTTGAGCGAGGCCGACATCCAGGCCGAGCTCGACCGCCGCAAGCCCGGCCAGTCGCGCTTCACCACCCAGCGCCGCGAGGCCGACGCGGTAAAAATCCTCTCCGGCGTCTTTTCGCACCCGGAGACCGGCGAGCAGGTGACGACCGGAACGCCGATCTCGCTCCTGATCGAGAACACCGACCAGCGCTCCAAGGATTATTCGGACATTGCCGAGCGCTACCGGCCCGGCCATGCCGATATCACCTACGACGCCAAATACGGCATCCGCGACTATCGCGGCGGCGGACGCTCCTCCGCCCGCGAAACGGCGATGCGGGTCGCCGCCGGCGCCGTCGCCCGCAAGGTCGTCGAAGGCGTGACCATCCGCGGAGCCCTCGTCCAGATCGGCCCGCACAAGATCGATCGGGACAGGTGGGACTGGGACGAGACTGCGAAAAACCCGTTCTTCTGCCCCGATGCAAAGACCGCCGAGCTCTGGGCCGATTATCTGGACGGCATCCGCAAGGCCGGCTCCTCCGTCGGCGCGGTCGTCGAAGTCGTCGCCGACGGCGTTCCCGCCGGCCTCGGCGCGCCGATCTATGGCAAGCTCGATCAGGATCTCGCGTCCGCCCTGATGTCGATCAATGCGGTGAAGGGCGTTGAGATCGGCGCCGGCTTTGAGGCCGCCGCGCTCACCGGCGAGGAGAACGCCGACGAGATCCGCATCGGCAAGGACGGCGCCCCGGACTACCTCTCCAACAAGGCCGGCGGCATCCTCGGCGGCATTTCCAGTGGCCAGCCGGTCGTTGCCCGCTTCGCCGTCAAGCCGACCTCCTCGATCCTGACGCCGCGAAAGTCGATCACCCGCTCGGGCGAAGAGGTCGACGTCATGACCAAGGGCCGCCACGACCCCTGCGTCGGCATCCGCGCGGTGCCCGTCGGCGAGGCGATGGCCGCCATCGTCCTTGCCGACCACTTCCTGCGCCACCGCGGGCAGGTGGGCGCATAG
- a CDS encoding methyl-accepting chemotaxis protein, with amino-acid sequence MLELFRRSPDAASGPIAMAALPDEDAPAKADLIRVLNDLTHGVFNTADDLPGDVGRTVQRLAEFLADDAHDALVRTVSYSMQASDAMAAVSRLTGDIRDINTNSTTMAVAIEEMATSTDQVAQSSSDAAAEAGKVEEGAQGAIAEVERSASAMRDISDQVGSMSDRLHVLEQAAEQINEMTRSIEEISDQTKLLALNATIEAARAGEAGRGFAVVASEVKALSEQTSRTTEQIRARVGTLNEEMTAMSSAVQRSADLVGEGEGTVNTVGARIREMNEEASGVAARMSEIANVLAQQREATAEIAGKVTRIADLTNVARDRAEMVISAVGASEKLIDEQFDHLESHNIPNCVLYRAQSDHVLWKKRLAEMLVGRTSLKAEELSEHHSCRLGRWYDKVSDPKLLAHPSFRALKEPHKAVHSHGKAAAAACARGDKETALAEYEQMDLESQTVVKLLRELTK; translated from the coding sequence ATGCTGGAACTGTTTCGCCGGTCTCCGGACGCTGCGTCCGGACCCATCGCCATGGCTGCATTGCCCGACGAAGACGCACCGGCAAAGGCGGATCTGATCCGGGTCCTCAACGATCTCACCCACGGCGTCTTCAACACCGCGGACGACCTGCCGGGCGATGTCGGCAGGACCGTGCAGCGGCTGGCCGAGTTTCTCGCCGACGACGCCCACGATGCGCTGGTACGCACCGTCTCCTATTCGATGCAGGCGAGCGATGCCATGGCCGCGGTCTCGCGGCTGACCGGCGACATCCGCGACATCAACACCAACAGCACGACCATGGCGGTCGCGATCGAGGAAATGGCGACCTCGACGGACCAGGTCGCCCAGAGTAGCAGCGACGCCGCCGCCGAGGCCGGCAAGGTCGAGGAGGGCGCGCAAGGGGCGATCGCGGAGGTCGAGCGCTCGGCGAGCGCCATGCGTGACATCAGCGACCAGGTCGGCTCCATGTCCGACCGGTTGCATGTGCTGGAACAGGCGGCCGAGCAGATCAACGAAATGACCCGGTCGATCGAGGAGATTTCCGACCAGACCAAGCTGTTGGCGCTGAACGCGACCATCGAGGCCGCCCGTGCCGGCGAGGCCGGCCGGGGCTTTGCGGTCGTGGCCAGCGAGGTCAAAGCGCTGTCGGAGCAGACCTCCAGGACCACCGAGCAGATCCGCGCCCGCGTCGGCACCCTCAACGAGGAGATGACGGCGATGTCGAGCGCCGTGCAACGCAGCGCCGACCTCGTCGGCGAGGGCGAGGGGACGGTCAACACCGTCGGCGCCAGGATCCGCGAGATGAACGAAGAGGCCTCAGGCGTTGCCGCCCGCATGAGCGAGATCGCCAACGTGCTCGCCCAGCAGCGCGAGGCGACGGCGGAGATCGCCGGCAAGGTGACCAGGATCGCAGACCTCACCAACGTCGCCCGCGACCGCGCCGAGATGGTGATCTCGGCCGTCGGTGCCTCGGAAAAGCTGATCGACGAGCAGTTCGACCACCTGGAAAGCCACAACATCCCGAACTGCGTGCTCTACCGCGCCCAGTCCGACCACGTGCTGTGGAAGAAACGGCTCGCCGAGATGCTGGTCGGCCGCACCAGCCTGAAGGCCGAGGAGTTGTCGGAGCACCATTCCTGCCGGCTCGGCCGCTGGTACGACAAGGTCAGCGACCCCAAGCTCCTCGCCCACCCGTCCTTCCGCGCCCTGAAGGAGCCGCACAAGGCGGTCCACAGCCACGGCAAGGCCGCCGCCGCCGCCTGCGCCCGCGGCGACAAGGAAACGGCACTTGCCGAATACGAGCAGATGGACCTGGAATCCCAGACGGTCGTGAAGCTGCTGCGCGAGTTGACGAAGTAG
- a CDS encoding class I SAM-dependent methyltransferase — protein METSPVERLMLRTQYALGQGARLAWYGAQEAAARRVIARLDRKAGDARPKAPKPKGPVPDRDQVFADITALLRRDMENVENGLYPVPEEADSLAELLTLSRRYFADLPKVHRRQVEKSHQEVFTTSRKNAMPRYYLQNFHYQSGGWLSEESADLYDFQVEVLFRGAAAAMRRQALLPIAEMVREADQRHLVLADIACGSGAFLNDIARAFPRLSKIGIDLSEPYLKTAQRRLRKASHQGFAVANAEALPLADDSLDAVSNIYLFHELPAKVRRIVAAEFARVLKPGGRLIFVDSLQRGDRPDYDGMLENFPHLFHEPYYAHYLDDDVMGVFEANGLVAEKSWTAFLSKIVVMRKA, from the coding sequence ATGGAGACAAGCCCGGTCGAACGCCTGATGCTTCGCACCCAATACGCCCTCGGACAGGGCGCCCGCCTTGCCTGGTACGGAGCGCAGGAAGCCGCGGCAAGGCGGGTGATCGCGCGTCTCGACAGGAAGGCCGGAGACGCCAGGCCGAAGGCGCCGAAGCCGAAAGGGCCGGTGCCGGACCGCGACCAGGTGTTTGCCGACATCACCGCGCTGCTGCGGCGGGACATGGAGAATGTCGAAAACGGCCTTTATCCGGTGCCGGAGGAGGCCGACAGCCTGGCCGAACTCCTGACGCTCAGCCGGCGCTATTTCGCCGATCTTCCGAAGGTGCACCGGCGGCAGGTGGAAAAATCCCACCAGGAGGTGTTCACCACCAGCCGCAAGAACGCGATGCCGCGTTACTATCTGCAGAATTTCCACTACCAGTCCGGCGGCTGGCTGTCGGAGGAGTCGGCCGACCTCTACGACTTCCAGGTCGAGGTGCTGTTTCGCGGCGCAGCCGCGGCGATGCGCCGACAGGCGTTGCTGCCGATCGCCGAAATGGTGCGCGAGGCCGACCAGCGCCATCTGGTGCTCGCCGACATCGCCTGCGGCTCCGGCGCCTTCCTCAACGATATCGCCCGCGCCTTCCCGCGGCTCAGCAAGATCGGCATCGACCTCTCCGAGCCCTATCTGAAAACAGCGCAACGCCGGCTGAGAAAGGCTTCGCACCAGGGGTTTGCCGTTGCCAACGCGGAGGCCCTGCCGCTCGCCGACGACAGCCTCGATGCGGTCAGCAACATCTATCTCTTCCACGAACTGCCGGCCAAGGTGCGCAGGATCGTCGCCGCCGAATTCGCCCGGGTGCTGAAGCCCGGCGGACGCCTCATCTTCGTCGACTCGCTCCAGCGCGGCGACCGGCCCGACTATGATGGCATGCTGGAAAACTTCCCCCACCTTTTCCACGAGCCCTACTACGCCCACTATCTCGACGACGACGTCATGGGCGTCTTCGAGGCGAACGGGTTGGTTGCCGAGAAAAGCTGGACGGCGTTCCTGTCGAAGATCGTGGTGATGCGGAAGGCCTGA